One genomic window of Aethina tumida isolate Nest 87 chromosome 3, icAetTumi1.1, whole genome shotgun sequence includes the following:
- the LOC109599981 gene encoding odorant receptor Or1-like, which translates to MADRVGNAANTSAAVDTLIPGLLCHAAAQIQILKDNLIHLDERTNEEVNRTYKQLNMDRIQLKNKLLFEKVADCVKHHKAIRDFVDQIEDSYNLVLFSQLFGSSLVICICLWRLVIVEPLSITFFQMFVFMLTMNLEIFLFCYYGSVLYEESVTINEAIYMGNWYECDIKSKKALLILMEGAKRPMQITAGKILYVSLELFMGILKKSYSIFAVLKNFT; encoded by the exons ATGGCCGATC gtgTTGGAAATGCGGCAAACACAAGTGCGGCAGTCGACACATTAATTCCAGGATTGCTGTGCCATGCAGCGGCACAAATTCAAATCCTGAAGGATAATCTTATTCATCTCGACGAGAGGACAAATGAGGAAGTGAATAGGACgtacaaacaattaaacatgGACCGCatccaattgaaaaataaactactttttgaaAAAGTTGCTGATTGTGTCAAGCATCACAAAGCCATCAGAGA TTTCGTCGATCAAATCGAGGATTCGTACAACTTGGTACTGTTTAGTCAACTCTTCGGAAGCAGCTTGGTAATTTGTATTTGTCTGTGGAGGCTGGTGATT GTCGAACCTCTCTCgataacattttttcaaatgtttgtttttatgctCACAATGAACCTCGAGATATTcttgttttgttattatgGATCGGTGCTTTATGAAgag agtGTAACAATAAATGAGGCCATTTATATGGGGAATTGGTATGAGTGCGACATTAAGTCGAAAAAAGCGTTGCTGATTTTAATGGAAGGTGCAAAACGACCGATGCAAATAACAGCAGGCAAAATACTTTACGTTTCATTGGAATTATTCATGGgg ATATTGAAGAAGTCGTATTCTATATTCGCTGTGCTGAAAAATTTCACCtaa